In a genomic window of Chrysemys picta bellii isolate R12L10 chromosome 1, ASM1138683v2, whole genome shotgun sequence:
- the CCNA1 gene encoding cyclin-A1 isoform X2: protein MEIPRAPARPLRLPREPPPVSASNGPAPTAAGGLKLSAADLETMDHNDKSGISQAGSWEIRRVAAGPYSNQNPPQRAVLGLLTENGQCLRACGQGTTIVRRFSGSENAFPPSGKNTLPSCMINVTSKQGFAIYVDEPEQKDRCSCTVVEEVEPSLCEVDTSTMKPNIHLLLDLSTGSPMLVDTSLQSQHEVHVDNIVDVMNVGDYAEDIHQYLREAEIRYRPKPYYMRKQPDITSGMRAILVDWLVEVGQEYKLRTETLYLAVNFLDRFLSCMSVLRGKLQLVGTAAILLAAKYEEIYPPEIEEFVYITDDTYTKRQLLRMEHLLLKVLAFDLTVPTINQFLLQYLQRHGVCVRTENFARYVAELSLLEADPFLKYLPSQTAAAAYCLANYTVNRHLWPETLAAFTGYSLSEIVPCLSDLHKACLDGSHRPQQAIREKYKLSKYMHVSFMEPPAVLPLQ, encoded by the exons ATGGAGATCCCCAGGGCCCCGGCACGGCCGCTGCGGTTGCCACGGGAGCCGCCGCCGGTCTCCGCTTCCAACGGGCCGGCACCAACAGCCGCGGGCGGGTTGAAA CTGTCAGCTGCTGACCTTGAAACAATGGATCACAACGATAAGAGTGGGATCTCCCAAGCCGGAAGTTGGGAGATCCGCCGGGTTGCAGCTGGGCCTTATTCCAACCAAAATCCCCCACAGAGGGCTGTGCTTGGGCTGCTGACTGAGAATGGGCAGTGCTTGAGAGCATGTGGCCAG GGTACCACAATAGTCAGACGCTTCTCTGGCTCTGAAAATGCTTTCCCTCCATCTGGAAAGAATACATTGCCCAGCTGTATGATCAATGTAACATCTAAGCAAGGGTTTGCTATATATGTAGATGAACCAGAGCAGAAAGACAGATGCAGCTGCACAGTTGTAGAAGAGGTGGAACCTAGCCTGTGTGAAGTGGATACTAGCACAATGAAACCCAATATTCATCTGCTGTTGGATTTGAGTACAG GTTCTCCTATGTTGGTGGATACGTCATTGCAATCACAACATGAAGTTCATGTGGATAACATCGTGGATGTAATGAATGTGGGAGACTATGCAGAAGACATTCATCAGTATCTTAGAGAAGCTGAA ATAAGGTACAGGCCAAAACCATATTACATGCGAAAGCAGCCAGACATCACCTCAGGGATGCGTGCAATCTTGGTGGACTGGCTGGTGGAAGTTGGGCAAGAATACAAACTTCGTACTGAAACACTGTACCTAGCGGTCAACTTTCTGGACAGGTTTCTTTCCTGCATGTCTGTCCTCAGAGGGAAGCTGCAGCTTGTGGGAACAGCAGCAATTCTTCTGGCTGC GAAATATGAAGAGATCTACCCTCCGGAGATAGAGGAGTTTGTGTATATAACAGATGATACTTACACAAAGAGACAGCTATTAAGAATGGAACATCTGCTCCTGAAAGTACTGGCTTTTGACTTGACAGTACCAACTATCAACCAGTTTCTCCTTCAGTATTTACAAAGACATGGAGTCTGTGTCAGGACAGAGAACTTTGCAAGG TATGTAGCAGAGTTGAGTCTCCTGGAAGCTGATCCATTTCTGAAGTACCTTCCGTCACAAACTGCTGCAGCAGCTTACTGTCTAGCAAATTACACTGTGAACAGGCATTTGTGG CCAGAAACACTTGCTGCATTCACTGGGTATTCGCTAAGCGAGATAGTGCCTTGTCTGAGTGATCTACATAAAGCATGCCTTGATGGTTCTCATCGACCACAGCAAGCAATTAGAGAGAAATACAAGCTGTCAAA GTACATGCATGTATCCTTTATGGAGCCACCAGCAGTTCTTCCTCTGCAATAA
- the CCNA1 gene encoding cyclin-A1 isoform X1 has protein sequence MDHNDKSGISQAGSWEIRRVAAGPYSNQNPPQRAVLGLLTENGQCLRACGQGTTIVRRFSGSENAFPPSGKNTLPSCMINVTSKQGFAIYVDEPEQKDRCSCTVVEEVEPSLCEVDTSTMKPNIHLLLDLSTGSPMLVDTSLQSQHEVHVDNIVDVMNVGDYAEDIHQYLREAEIRYRPKPYYMRKQPDITSGMRAILVDWLVEVGQEYKLRTETLYLAVNFLDRFLSCMSVLRGKLQLVGTAAILLAAKYEEIYPPEIEEFVYITDDTYTKRQLLRMEHLLLKVLAFDLTVPTINQFLLQYLQRHGVCVRTENFARYVAELSLLEADPFLKYLPSQTAAAAYCLANYTVNRHLWPETLAAFTGYSLSEIVPCLSDLHKACLDGSHRPQQAIREKYKLSKYMHVSFMEPPAVLPLQ, from the exons ATGGATCACAACGATAAGAGTGGGATCTCCCAAGCCGGAAGTTGGGAGATCCGCCGGGTTGCAGCTGGGCCTTATTCCAACCAAAATCCCCCACAGAGGGCTGTGCTTGGGCTGCTGACTGAGAATGGGCAGTGCTTGAGAGCATGTGGCCAG GGTACCACAATAGTCAGACGCTTCTCTGGCTCTGAAAATGCTTTCCCTCCATCTGGAAAGAATACATTGCCCAGCTGTATGATCAATGTAACATCTAAGCAAGGGTTTGCTATATATGTAGATGAACCAGAGCAGAAAGACAGATGCAGCTGCACAGTTGTAGAAGAGGTGGAACCTAGCCTGTGTGAAGTGGATACTAGCACAATGAAACCCAATATTCATCTGCTGTTGGATTTGAGTACAG GTTCTCCTATGTTGGTGGATACGTCATTGCAATCACAACATGAAGTTCATGTGGATAACATCGTGGATGTAATGAATGTGGGAGACTATGCAGAAGACATTCATCAGTATCTTAGAGAAGCTGAA ATAAGGTACAGGCCAAAACCATATTACATGCGAAAGCAGCCAGACATCACCTCAGGGATGCGTGCAATCTTGGTGGACTGGCTGGTGGAAGTTGGGCAAGAATACAAACTTCGTACTGAAACACTGTACCTAGCGGTCAACTTTCTGGACAGGTTTCTTTCCTGCATGTCTGTCCTCAGAGGGAAGCTGCAGCTTGTGGGAACAGCAGCAATTCTTCTGGCTGC GAAATATGAAGAGATCTACCCTCCGGAGATAGAGGAGTTTGTGTATATAACAGATGATACTTACACAAAGAGACAGCTATTAAGAATGGAACATCTGCTCCTGAAAGTACTGGCTTTTGACTTGACAGTACCAACTATCAACCAGTTTCTCCTTCAGTATTTACAAAGACATGGAGTCTGTGTCAGGACAGAGAACTTTGCAAGG TATGTAGCAGAGTTGAGTCTCCTGGAAGCTGATCCATTTCTGAAGTACCTTCCGTCACAAACTGCTGCAGCAGCTTACTGTCTAGCAAATTACACTGTGAACAGGCATTTGTGG CCAGAAACACTTGCTGCATTCACTGGGTATTCGCTAAGCGAGATAGTGCCTTGTCTGAGTGATCTACATAAAGCATGCCTTGATGGTTCTCATCGACCACAGCAAGCAATTAGAGAGAAATACAAGCTGTCAAA GTACATGCATGTATCCTTTATGGAGCCACCAGCAGTTCTTCCTCTGCAATAA
- the LOC135980888 gene encoding pre-mRNA-splicing factor CWC22 homolog — translation MRERGHNRDSDQCRVKVKKLRQAYQKTKEANGRSGSDPQTCRFYAELHAVLGGAATTTPPLTVDSEAGVISSATPEDSADGEEEEEEEEELAESTQHSVLPNSQDLFLSLTEVPSQPSQPSIQDHDPMEGTSAAANSSSLPPPSRRLSQIRRWKKKTRDEMFAEIMESTRSDRAHLNEWKDTVSKYRKEASEREDRRDQREDRRDQREERRDARDERWRQEDQRRQDATLGLLREQTDMLRRLVELQERQQDNRMPLQPLYNPPPHHHVP, via the exons atgagggagagaggccacaatagggactcagatcagtgccgcgtgaaagtcaagaagctcagacaagcctatcaaaaaacaaaggaggcaaacggtcgctccgggtcagatccgcagacatgccgcttctacgctgagctgcatgcagttctagggggggccgccaccactaccccacctctgactgtggattctgaggcgggggtaatctcatcagctacacctgaggattctgcggacggggaagaggaggaggaggaggaggaggagcttgcggagagcacacagcactccgttctccccaacagccaggatctttttctcagcctgactgaagtaccctcccaaccctcccaacccagtatccaagaccacgaccccatggaagggacctcag cagctgcaaattcttcaagcctccctcctccgtcccgaaggctatcacagataaggcgttggaaaaagaagacgcgagacgagatgttcgcagaaatcatggaatccacccgcagtgacagagctcatctgaatgagtggaaggacacggtttcaaagtataggaaagaagccagtgaacgtgaggacaggagggaccaacgtgaggacaggagggaccaacgtgaggagaggagagacgctcgagatgagaggtggcggcaggaagatcagaggaggcaggatgcaacactggggctgctgcgtgagcaaacagacatgctccggcgtctggtggagcttcaggaacggcagcaggataacagaatgccgctacagcccctgtataacccccctccccatcaccatgttccatag